Genomic window (Catenulispora sp. MAP5-51):
CTCAACCTGGAAGGTCTGTGGACCCGCTACGAGAACCCTGAGCCGCTGCTCCAGGAGATCGCGGACCTTCCGGCCGACGCTTTCACCAAGCGCATGCAAGAGATCTACAGCGCGCCGGTCCAGGCCGAGCTGATCTCCGCGCGCATCAAGGAGATCCGCGCCGCCGGCGTCACCGTGGCGGGAGCACTGTCGCCGCAACTCACAGCGGAGTTCCACTCCGTGGCCGTGGCCGCGGGTCTGGACCTGCTGGTCATCCGCGGGACCACGGTGTCCGCCGAGCACGTGTCGGCCAACGCCGAGCCGCTGAACCTCAAGCAGTTCATCTACGAGCTCGAGATCCCCGTCGTGGTCGGCGGCTGCGCGACCTACCAGGCGGCGCTGCACCTGATGCGCGCTGGCGCCGCGGGCATCCTGGTCGGCTTCGGCGGCGGCTCGACTCAGACCACCCGCGACGTCCTGGGCATCGCGGTGCCGATGGCCTCCGCGGTCTCCGACGTCGCCGCCGCGCGCCGCGACTACCTGGACGAGTCCGGCGGCCGCTATGTGCACGTCATCGCGGACGGCGCCATGGGCGTCTCCGGCGACGTCACCAAGGCGATCGCCTGCGGTGCCGACGGGGTGATGATCGGCTCGCCGCTGGCCCGCGCCGCCGAGGCGCCGGGGCGCGGCTTCCACTGGGGCGCGGAGGCGTACCACGGTTCGGTCCCGCGCGGGCACCGTACAGCGGTCGGCACTGTGGGGACGCTGGAGGAGATCCTCGTCGGTCCCTCCTACTCCCCGGACGGCACCATGAACCTGGCCGGCGCGTTGCGTCGGGCGATGGGGACGTGCGGCTACACCGAGCTCAAGGGCTTCCAGCGCGTCGAGGTCACCATCGCCACCTGAGTTGTTCCGCACCTTGTGATCGGCTTCACGGGTGATGTGGCACAACTGATCGCGTGTAGTGCCCTGTTCTGGGGCACGCTTGTAGCGTGCGTAGTTTGCGGTTGGGTCCAGTAGAGCGGGAGGCGGCGCTGACCGCCATGGCCGAGCGTGAGCTCGACGTCGTGGTGATCGGCGGCGGCGTGGTCGGAACCGGCACGGCGTTGGACGCCGCGACCCGGGGTCTGAGTGTGGGTCTGTTGGAGGCGCGGGACTGGGCGTCGGGAACGTCCTCCCGCTCCTCCAAACTCATCCACGGCGGGCTCCGTTATCTGGAGATGCTCGACTTCGGCTTGGTGCGCGAAGCGCTGACCGAGCGCGGTCTCCTGTTGGAGCGGCTGGCTCCGCACCTGGTGCGCCCTGTGCCGTTCCTGTATCCCTTGACGGGCCGTATGTGGGAACGCCTTTACGCCGGCTCCGGTGTGGCTCTGTACGACGGGATGGCTACGTCGTCGAGCCACGGCAGAGGTCTGCCTCTGCACCGCCAGCTGACGCGCCGCAGTGCCTTGCGCATCGCGCCCGCGCTTAAGCGTTCCTCGCTTGTGGGGGCGATCCAGTACTACGACGCACAGGTCGACGACGCGCGCTACGTCACCTTCCTGGCGCGTACCGCGGCGAGCTACGGCGCGCACGTGGCGTCCCGGGCTCGCGTCACCGGCTTCTTGCGCGAAGGGGAACGCGTCACCGGCGTCATCGTCAAGGACCTGGAGACTGGCAGGACGCTGGAGATCCGCGCCAAGCAGGTCGTGAACGCCACCGGTGTGTGGACCGACGAGACGCAGGCATTGGTGGGGGAGCGCGGACGCTTCCATGTGCGCGCCTCCAAGGGCATCCACCTGGTTGTCCCCAAAGACCGCATCCACTCCTCGACCGGACTCATCCTGCGCACGGAGAAGTCCGTGCTCTTCGTCATCCCGTGGGGCCGGCACTGGATCATCGGGACCACCGACACCGACTGGACTCTCGACAAAGCGCACCCGGCTGCTTCGCAGACCGACATCCAGTACCTGCTGGACCATGTGAACGCGGTGCTTAACGTTCCTCTGTCTCGGGCCGACGTGGAGGGTGTGTACGCCGGGCTCCGTCCGTTGCTCGCGGGGGAGTCGGATGAGACCTCGCAGCTGTCCCGGGAGCACGTCGTCGCGCACGTCGTCCCCGGCTTGGTGGTGGTCGCCGGCGGCAAGTACACGACCTACCGCGTGATGGCCCAGGACGCCGTCGACGCGGCCGTCCACGGCCTCGGAGGCGGCGTGCCGGCCTCCATCACCGAGAACGTCCCGCTGCTCGGAGCGGACGGCTACAAGGCCGTGTGGAACAACCGCGGACGCATCGCCGAGCGCAGCGGACTGCACGTGGCACGCGTGGAGCACCTCCTGCGCCGCTACGGTTCGCTGATCGACGAGGTCCTGGAGCTGATGACCGAGAAGCCCGAGCTGGCCGAGCCGCTTCCCGGTGCCGAGGACTACCTGAAGGCGGAGGTCGTGTACGCGGCCGCGGCCGAGGGCGCGCTGCACCTGGACGACGTCCTGGCGCGCCGCTTGCGGGTCTCCATCGAGACCTTCGACCGGGGCGTCGGCGCCGCCGAGCCCACCGCGCGTCTCATCGCGCCGGTCTTGGGCTGGACCGAGGAGCAGGTCAAGCGCGAGGTGGAGCACTACGTGACGCGAGTGGCCGCGGAGCGGGAGTCGCAGGAGCAGCCGGACGACGCCACCGCGGACGCCGCGCGGCTCGGCGCCCCGGACATCGTGCCGGTGCAGTAATCGGGGCACGCGCGCGGGAATCCGTTCAAGCTCGCGTGCTTTGATACCGGCATGAGCCTTTACGACATCCCGATCAACACCCTCGACGGCAAGCCGGCCTCTCTGAAGGACTACGAGGGCAAGGCCGTCCTGCTCGTCAACGTCGCCTCGCGCTGCGGCCTCACGCCGCAGTACGAGGGTCTGGAGCGCATCCACGAGCGCTACGCCGACCGCGGCTTCACGGTCCTCGGCGTCCCCTGCAACCAGTTCGGCGGGCAGGAGCCGGGCACCTCCGAGGAGATCCAGGAGTTCTGCTCCGCGACCTACGGCGTGACCTTCCCGCTCACGGAGAAGATCGAAGTCAACGGCGACGCCCGGCACCCCCTTTACACCGAGCTCACCCAGACGACCGACGCCGAGGGCAACAACGGCGACATCCAGTGGAACTTTGAAAAGTTCCTGATCGGTTCGGACGGAACGGTCCTCAAGCGCTTCCGCCCGCGCACCGAGCCGGAGGCGCCGGAAGTGACCGAGGCCATCGAAGCCGCGCTCCCGGCGTAGTTACAGGTAGTGACATACGCGGCTGATCACGCCAGGATGGCGCTATGCCGCATTGGACTCCGGAGGAAATGCCGGATCTGACGGGGCGAGTCGCCATGGTCACGGGGGCCAGCAGCGGTATCGGGTTCCACACGGCCTTGGAACTCGCGCGTCACGGAGCCCGGACCCTGCTCGCCGTCCGTGATCCGGGCAGGGGAGAGTACGCGCGCGAGCGGATCACCGCGGTGATCCCCTCCGCGCGCGGACTCGTCGAGGTCGTCCACGTCGACCTGGCGAGCCTGGACTCGATCGAGGACGCGGCCGCGGACCTGGCCGACCGCACGGCGGCGGTGGACGTCCTGGTGAACAACGCCGGCGTGATGGTCCCGGACGGCCGCACCACCTCCGACGGTTTCGAGCTCCAGTTCGGGACCAACCACCTGGGCCACTTCGCGCTCACCGGCCGGGTGCTGCCGCTGCTGCTGGCCGCCGAGTCCCCGCGGGTCGTCACCGTCTCCAGCCTCACGCACCGCCGCGCCCGGCCGGTCTGGGATTTCGAGCCCGCGGCGGAGAACGCTAAGGAGTCCTACAGCGAGGCCGAGTGGCACCGCCACCGGGTCTCCGCTTATGGCCGCTCCAAGCTCGCCAACCTCCTCTTCGCACGAGAGCTGGACCGGAGAGCCAAAGGCGCGCGGTTCAGCTTGGCCAGCGTCGCCGCGCACCCCGGCTATACGGCTACCGGCCTGTTCACCAAGACCTCCTTCAGCCGGCACCACCGCGTCGTGTCCGGACTGTCGCATTTGGTGACCTGGGCGACCGGCCAGAGCTCTGCCACCGGCGCGTGGCCCTCGCTGTACGCCGCGACTCATGTGGACCTCTTCGGCGGCGAGTACATAGGACCGCGCGGGCCTGGGGAGATGCGCGGGGCGCCCGCACAGGCGGTCATGAGCGCGATAGCTCAGGACGAGACTGTGGCCGCCGCCTTGTGGGACCAGTCCGTGGCCGCGACCGGCGTGGGATACGAGGAACTGTCCCGCTGAGCGGCCCCGAAAGATCCGCGAAGGAGCGGGGAACCGGCGCGACAGTCGCTGCGTCCAAATGCCAGTGACAATGTCGTCGGCTAGGAGATGGAGCGAAATGAAGCCCCTGGTGAAGTCCGTGGCGACCACCGCCGTCGTGCTCGCGGCGCTGGCCGGGTGCGCATCCCGCAGCTCGGGAGGTACCGACGCGTCCGGCCCCGGTGCGGGTGGCGGGTCCACCTCCTCGGCGTCGTCGCCGGTGTCGCCGCCCTCGTCGTCGTCCGCCAACCCGAGCGCCCCGTCGAGCACCGGCGCCGGCCAGACCGGCGGCTCGAGCTCGTCCGGCTCCTCGAACCCGTCCAACCCCTCGGACCCCGGCACGGTGAAGTACGTCCCGCTGCAGGGCCTGTCCCTGGACAAGGACGGCGTCACCCTGGTCACCGAGGTGAGCTGGGGCGGCTGCAACGACCAGCCGCAGCTGGTGATCAAGAGCCAGGACGCGTCCAAGGTCGTGGTCGAGCTGAAGACCGTCTCTCACTACCGCGTCGGGATCATGTGCCCGGACTTCTCCCGCGACGGCCAGTCCACCGTGAAGCTGGACGCCCCCCTGGGCTCCCGCCAGGTGATCGACGGCGTCAAGAACGCGGCCATCAGCGTCAGCTGACGTCCGCCCCGATAGCGTCGGGCCCCTTCCGTAGTGCCTGGGACGACGGAAGGGGCCCGACGTCATGCCGGTCTCCACGTGTTGCCATCGATGGCTGACACCGGCGGGTTTTTCTGGGAGGCTCGTCGCCATGACCGCCGACACCATCGATCCCGGCAACGGCATATCCGAGGACGCTCAGGACGTGCCGGCCGGCGCTGGTCCCCAGGAGGCCACCCGCCTCGACAGCATCCACACCCGACTGTCCGCCGACCTGGTCGAGCGGCTCATCGGGAAAGTGGCCATCCACGGGGCGGTGGGCGGTCGGACGCAGTCCTACAGTCCGCTCACCGGTGAACTCATCGCCGACTTCCCCGCCAGCGCGCCGCAGGACGTCCGCGCCGCCTACGCCAAGGCCCGCGCCGCACAGCTGGAGTGGGGCCGCACCGCCATCACGCACCGGACCAAGGTCGCCGCCCGCCTGCACGACCTGATCCTGGAGCGCTCCGACCAGCTGCTGGACCTCGTCCAGATAGAAACCGGCAAGGCCCGCAAGCACGCCCTGGACGAGATCCTCTCGGCCGCCGCCGCGACCCGCCACTATGCGTACGCCTCTCGCGGCTACATCCGCAGCAAGCGCCGCCGCGGCGTCCTCCCGGTCCTGACGAAGGTCACCGAGAACCGCGTCCCCAAGGGCGTCATCGGCATCATCACGCCGTGGAACTATCCGCTGGCGCTCGCCGTCTCCGACGTCATACCGGCGCTCATCGCGGGCAACGCCGTGGTGCACAAGCCGGACACCCAGACCGCGCTCACCGGTCTGCGGCTGCGCGAACTGGCCGTGCAGGCCGGGCTGCCGGAGGACCTGTGGCAGGTGGTCGTCGGCGACGGACCGGTTGTCGGTCCCGCGGTCGTCGCGGACGCCGACTACGTCGCCTTCACCGGTTCCACCGCCACCGGGCGCACTGTGGCCCAGGCCGCCGCTTCCCGGCTGATCGGCTGCTCGCTGGAGCTCGGCGGCAAGAACGCCATGCTGGTGCTCGACGACGCCGACATCGAGAAGGCGGTGTCCGGCGCGGTGCGTGGCTGCTTCTCCTCCGCCGGACAGCTCTGCATATCCATAGAGCGCATATACGTGCACTACACCAAGTACGACGAGTTCCTGTCGCGGTTCCTTACAGAGGTCCGCGCTATGCGTTTGGGCTCCGGCCTCGACTACTCCGCGGACATGGGTTCTCT
Coding sequences:
- a CDS encoding succinic semialdehyde dehydrogenase — encoded protein: MTADTIDPGNGISEDAQDVPAGAGPQEATRLDSIHTRLSADLVERLIGKVAIHGAVGGRTQSYSPLTGELIADFPASAPQDVRAAYAKARAAQLEWGRTAITHRTKVAARLHDLILERSDQLLDLVQIETGKARKHALDEILSAAAATRHYAYASRGYIRSKRRRGVLPVLTKVTENRVPKGVIGIITPWNYPLALAVSDVIPALIAGNAVVHKPDTQTALTGLRLRELAVQAGLPEDLWQVVVGDGPVVGPAVVADADYVAFTGSTATGRTVAQAAASRLIGCSLELGGKNAMLVLDDADIEKAVSGAVRGCFSSAGQLCISIERIYVHYTKYDEFLSRFLTEVRAMRLGSGLDYSADMGSLTNTKQLENVTLHVEDAKAKGAKVLSGGRRRAEIGPLFYEPTVLGDVKTTMRVYGEETFGPVVSVYSFKSEGEAVADANNTPYGLNASMWTRDHKRAREIARQLHAGTVNVNEAYAAAWGSVDSPMGGMGQSGLGRRHGAEGILRFTEAQTAARQRLLPIAPWFGMPEERWGALMLRSLKLLKVLRMK
- a CDS encoding glutathione peroxidase, whose amino-acid sequence is MSLYDIPINTLDGKPASLKDYEGKAVLLVNVASRCGLTPQYEGLERIHERYADRGFTVLGVPCNQFGGQEPGTSEEIQEFCSATYGVTFPLTEKIEVNGDARHPLYTELTQTTDAEGNNGDIQWNFEKFLIGSDGTVLKRFRPRTEPEAPEVTEAIEAALPA
- a CDS encoding glycerol-3-phosphate dehydrogenase/oxidase; this encodes MRSLRLGPVEREAALTAMAERELDVVVIGGGVVGTGTALDAATRGLSVGLLEARDWASGTSSRSSKLIHGGLRYLEMLDFGLVREALTERGLLLERLAPHLVRPVPFLYPLTGRMWERLYAGSGVALYDGMATSSSHGRGLPLHRQLTRRSALRIAPALKRSSLVGAIQYYDAQVDDARYVTFLARTAASYGAHVASRARVTGFLREGERVTGVIVKDLETGRTLEIRAKQVVNATGVWTDETQALVGERGRFHVRASKGIHLVVPKDRIHSSTGLILRTEKSVLFVIPWGRHWIIGTTDTDWTLDKAHPAASQTDIQYLLDHVNAVLNVPLSRADVEGVYAGLRPLLAGESDETSQLSREHVVAHVVPGLVVVAGGKYTTYRVMAQDAVDAAVHGLGGGVPASITENVPLLGADGYKAVWNNRGRIAERSGLHVARVEHLLRRYGSLIDEVLELMTEKPELAEPLPGAEDYLKAEVVYAAAAEGALHLDDVLARRLRVSIETFDRGVGAAEPTARLIAPVLGWTEEQVKREVEHYVTRVAAERESQEQPDDATADAARLGAPDIVPVQ
- a CDS encoding oxidoreductase → MPHWTPEEMPDLTGRVAMVTGASSGIGFHTALELARHGARTLLAVRDPGRGEYARERITAVIPSARGLVEVVHVDLASLDSIEDAAADLADRTAAVDVLVNNAGVMVPDGRTTSDGFELQFGTNHLGHFALTGRVLPLLLAAESPRVVTVSSLTHRRARPVWDFEPAAENAKESYSEAEWHRHRVSAYGRSKLANLLFARELDRRAKGARFSLASVAAHPGYTATGLFTKTSFSRHHRVVSGLSHLVTWATGQSSATGAWPSLYAATHVDLFGGEYIGPRGPGEMRGAPAQAVMSAIAQDETVAAALWDQSVAATGVGYEELSR
- a CDS encoding GuaB3 family IMP dehydrogenase-related protein, which gives rise to MTEVEIGRAKRGRRAYGFDDVAVVPSRRTRDPEEVSIAWQIDAYRFDTPFMAAPMDSVVSPATAIQIGKLGGVGVLNLEGLWTRYENPEPLLQEIADLPADAFTKRMQEIYSAPVQAELISARIKEIRAAGVTVAGALSPQLTAEFHSVAVAAGLDLLVIRGTTVSAEHVSANAEPLNLKQFIYELEIPVVVGGCATYQAALHLMRAGAAGILVGFGGGSTQTTRDVLGIAVPMASAVSDVAAARRDYLDESGGRYVHVIADGAMGVSGDVTKAIACGADGVMIGSPLARAAEAPGRGFHWGAEAYHGSVPRGHRTAVGTVGTLEEILVGPSYSPDGTMNLAGALRRAMGTCGYTELKGFQRVEVTIAT